Proteins from one Mastacembelus armatus chromosome 16, fMasArm1.2, whole genome shotgun sequence genomic window:
- the mboat1 gene encoding lysophospholipid acyltransferase 1, producing MGERAVPGFKTTGSKWLLPVSDFMGLPLDQVNFLACQLFALGAAFWFRLYLSPNHTSPLVRHAVATLVGFFFLIFCFGWYSAHILTVVAANYLIIIKANINNVHQYSMLTAMGYLTVCHVSRAFIFNYGILSTDFSGPLMIVTQKITTLAFQLHDGMCKKSGQLTPEQKCLAIKVRPSLIEYLSYNLNFLSVLVGPCSNYKDYIDFIEGRHISTRLRQHSGTCNGQNGYGKTPEPSPLKAVCQKLLICCGCMLFFLIVTRSLPITYNVDPLFVSEAPFITRLTYAFLSIQAARPKFYFAWTLADAVNNAAGYGFLGMDENGKPSWDLICNLNILGIEAATSFKTFIDNWNIQTGIWLKTVCYDRAPNHKLALTFMLSALWHGVYPGYYFTFITAIPITIAARAIRKSVRHCFLGSRGLKLGYDVLTWAATHLTICYTVMPFLLLAVEPTLVYYRSMYFHVHIISILAAIALHQKHKPREPSATTKTFSSASSSSISSSCSAQCQPAHSNNNDKVH from the exons ATGGGCGAGCGGGCTGTCCCGGGTTTTAAAACCACTGGATCCAAGTGGCTGCTGCCTGTCAGTGACTTCATGGGTTTACCTCTGGATCAG GTGAATTTTTTGGCATGCCAGCTGTTTGCACTGGGAGCTGCATTCTGGTTTCGTCTCTACCTCAGTCCTAATCACACCAGTCCCCTCGTCAGGCATGCTGTGGCCACTCTCGTtggctttttctttctcatcttctGCTTTGGATG gtacTCAGCCCATATCCTGACAGTGGTGGCTGCAAACTACTTGATCATCATCAAAGCGAACATCAACAATGTTCACCA ATATTCAATGCTGACAGCTATGGGCTATCTGACAGTGTGCCACGTGAGCCGAGCCTTCATCTTTAACTATGGAATACTGTCCACTGACTTCTCTGG GCCTTTGATGATAGTAACTCAGAAGATCACCACACTGGCTTTCCAGCTCCATGATG GTATGTGTAAGAAATCTGGACAGCTGACCCCGGAGCAGAAGTGTCTGGCCATAAA GGTGAGGCCTTCTCTCATCGAGTACCTGAGTTACAATCTGAACTTCCTGAGTGTCTTAGTGGGACCATGCAGTAATTATAAGGACTACATAGACTTCATAGAGGGCAGACACATCAGCACGAGGCTCAGGCAGCACTCCGGCACTTGTAATGGGCAGAATGGCTATGGTAAAACACCAGAGCCGTCACCATTG AAAGCTGTCTGTCAAAAGCTGCTGAtctgctgtggctgcatgcTTTTCTTCCTAATCGTGACTCGATCCTTGCCAATAACGTACAACGTAGACCCCCTATTTGTGAGCGAGGCCCCCTTCATCACCAGGCTCACCTACGCTTTCTTGTCCATACAAGCTGCAAGGCCCAAATTCTACTTTGCTTGGACATTAG CTGATGCAGTCAACAACGCTGCAGGCTATGGTTTCTTGGGGATGGATGAAAATGGAAAGCCATCTTGGGATCTCATCTGCAACCTCAACATCTTGGGGATTGAG GCTGCAACCAGCTTCAAGACATTCATCGACAACTGGAATATTCAAACAGGAATTTGGCTCAAAAC GGTGTGTTATGACCGAGCCCCCAATCACAAGTTGGCGTTGACCTTTATGCTGTCTGCACTGTGGCATGGTGTTTATCCAGGGTACTATTTCACCTTCATCACTGCCATCCCCATCACCATAGCAGCACGAGCT ATACGAAAATCTGTTCGTCACTGCTTCCTGGGTTCCAGAGGCCTGAAGCTTGGTTACGACGTCTTAACTTGGGCAGCCACACATCTGACCATCTGCTACACTGTCatgccttttcttcttcttgcagTAGAACCTACATTGGTTTATTACAG GTCTATGTACTTCCATGTGCACATCATCAGCATTCTGGCTGCGATCGCCCTGCATCAGAAACACAAACCCAGGGAACCGTCTGCCACCACTAAAACGTtttcctccgcctcctcctcctccatctcgtCTTCGTGCTCAGCCCAGTGCCAACCTGCTCACTCCAACAACAATGACAAAGTACACTGA